A portion of the Tachysurus fulvidraco isolate hzauxx_2018 chromosome 8, HZAU_PFXX_2.0, whole genome shotgun sequence genome contains these proteins:
- the LOC113655053 gene encoding uncharacterized protein LOC113655053 isoform X3 codes for MKWLLIPYIIVMVYLLMPQCQAFIVIESMVNEALTLPCNCSGYCPVVWWSRFIPDKAVIVQQICSKQENFKERFTLPGDTSRGNVSLMISSVAYTDAGSYMCSCNEKSVTEVKLKVNIPTVVKAFEGKNVTLPCYGDTRQVVKDVKWKKDGHEVLLYTPANRWMTKQNRFTMSVEGFLDGDLSLYISPVHLSDTGLYQCLIHDESQDGEPRAVLLKVEGKQQFTTTNSAPVSEWFVRLGLFISVVINIIVLIIYIMRKYRD; via the exons ATGAAGTGGCTTTTAATTCCTTACATCATTGTGATGG TTTACCTGCTGATGCCGCAGTGCCAAGCCTTCATCGTCATAGAATCGATGGTGAATGAAGCCCTGACCCTCCCGTGTAACTGCTCAGGATATTGTCCAGTGGTTTGGTGGAGCCGCTTCATTCCTGACAAAGCTGTCATTGTTCAGCAGATTTGTTCAAAACAAGAGAATTTTAAGGAACGATTTACACTACCAGGAGATACAAGCAGAGGAAATGTCTCCCTGATGATCAGTTCAGTAGCCTACACTGATGCAGGCTCTTACATGTGCAGCTGTAATGAAAAATCAGTGACAGAAGTAAAGCTGAAAGTTAACA TTCCGACAGTTGTAAAGGCTTTCGAGGGGAAGAACGTCACTCTCCCGTGTTACGGAGACACTCGACAAGTCGTTAAAGATGTAAAGTGGAAGAAAGATGGACACGAGGTCCTGCTGTACACTCCTGCAAACAGATGGATGACTAAACAAAACAGATTCACGATGTCAGTAGAAGGCTTTCTAGACGGTGATCTCTCTCTTTACATCAGTCCAGTTCACCTGTCTGATACAGGATTATATCAGTGTCTCATCCACGATGAATCTCAGGACGGAGAACCACGAGCTGTGTTACTGAAGGTAGAAG ggAAACAACAATTCACAACCACCAACAGCGCCCCAGTTTCAGAATGGTTTGTACGGCTAGGATTGTTTATCTCTGTAGTGATCAACATCATCGTCCTGATCATTTACATTATGAGAAAATACAGAGACTGA
- the LOC113655053 gene encoding uncharacterized protein LOC113655053 isoform X2: protein MKWLLIPGIIVMVYLLMPQCQAFIVIESMVNEALTLPCNCSGYCPVVWWSRFIPDKAVIVQQICSKQENFKERFTLPGDTSRGNVSLMISSVAYTDAGSYMCSCNEKSVTEVKLKVNIPTVVKAFEGKNVTLPCYGDTRQVVKDVKWKKDGHEVLLYTPANRWMTKQNRFTMSVEGFLDGDLSLYISPVHLSDTGLYQCLIHDESQDGEPRAVLLKVEGKQQFTTTNSAPVSEWFVRLGLFISVVINIIVLIIYIMRKYRD from the exons ATGAAGTGGCTTTTAATTCCTGGCATCATTGTGATGG TTTACCTGCTGATGCCGCAGTGCCAAGCCTTCATCGTCATAGAATCGATGGTGAATGAAGCCCTGACCCTCCCGTGTAACTGCTCAGGATATTGTCCAGTGGTTTGGTGGAGCCGCTTCATTCCTGACAAAGCTGTCATTGTTCAGCAGATTTGTTCAAAACAAGAGAATTTTAAGGAACGATTTACACTACCAGGAGATACAAGCAGAGGAAATGTCTCCCTGATGATCAGTTCAGTAGCCTACACTGATGCAGGCTCTTACATGTGCAGCTGTAATGAAAAATCAGTGACAGAAGTAAAGCTGAAAGTTAACA TTCCGACAGTTGTAAAGGCTTTCGAGGGGAAGAACGTCACTCTCCCGTGTTACGGAGACACTCGACAAGTCGTTAAAGATGTAAAGTGGAAGAAAGATGGACACGAGGTCCTGCTGTACACTCCTGCAAACAGATGGATGACTAAACAAAACAGATTCACGATGTCAGTAGAAGGCTTTCTAGACGGTGATCTCTCTCTTTACATCAGTCCAGTTCACCTGTCTGATACAGGATTATATCAGTGTCTCATCCACGATGAATCTCAGGACGGAGAACCACGAGCTGTGTTACTGAAGGTAGAAG ggAAACAACAATTCACAACCACCAACAGCGCCCCAGTTTCAGAATGGTTTGTACGGCTAGGATTGTTTATCTCTGTAGTGATCAACATCATCGTCCTGATCATTTACATTATGAGAAAATACAGAGACTGA
- the LOC113655053 gene encoding uncharacterized protein LOC113655053 isoform X1 → MKWLLIPGITVMVYRLMQKCQGCFVKKSKVNEALTLPCNCSGNCPVVRWIRFIPDKVVVVQSWKCSKQENFKERFTLPGDTSRGDFSLMISSVTYNDASSYMCSCNKKLLTEVKLKVIIPTVVKAFEGKNVTLPCYGDTRQVVKDVKWKKDGHEVLLYTPANRWMTKQNRFTMSVEGFLDGDLSLYISPVHLSDTGLYQCLIHDESQDGEPRAVLLKVEGKQQFTTTNSAPVSEWFVRLGLFISVVINIIVLIIYIMRKYRD, encoded by the exons TTTACCGGCTGATGCAGAAGTGCCAAGGCTGCTTCGTCAAAAAATCAAAGGTGAATGAAGCCCTGACCCTCCCGTGTAACTGCTCAGGAAACTGTCCAGTGGTTCGGTGGATCCGCTTCATTCCTGACAAAGTTGTCGTTGTTCAGAGCTGGAAGTGTTCAAAACAAGagaattttaaagaaagatTTACACTACCAGGAGATACAAGCAGAGGAGATTTCTCCCTGATGATCAGTTCAGTAACCTACAATGATGCAAGCTCTTACATGTGCAgctgtaataaaaaattattgacTGAAGTAAAGCTGAAAGTTATCA TTCCGACAGTTGTAAAGGCTTTCGAGGGGAAGAACGTCACTCTCCCGTGTTACGGAGACACTCGACAAGTCGTTAAAGATGTAAAGTGGAAGAAAGATGGACACGAGGTCCTGCTGTACACTCCTGCAAACAGATGGATGACTAAACAAAACAGATTCACGATGTCAGTAGAAGGCTTTCTAGACGGTGATCTCTCTCTTTACATCAGTCCAGTTCACCTGTCTGATACAGGATTATATCAGTGTCTCATCCACGATGAATCTCAGGACGGAGAACCACGAGCTGTGTTACTGAAGGTAGAAG ggAAACAACAATTCACAACCACCAACAGCGCCCCAGTTTCAGAATGGTTTGTACGGCTAGGATTGTTTATCTCTGTAGTGATCAACATCATCGTCCTGATCATTTACATTATGAGAAAATACAGAGACTGA